In a single window of the Prochlorococcus marinus str. AS9601 genome:
- a CDS encoding bifunctional folylpolyglutamate synthase/dihydrofolate synthase, with translation MKNANLKIFELLSPKYERDNIKLGLSRIKKALQELGNPCGNVPAIQIIGTNGKGSIAAYIESILFEAKKNFGVTTSPHLFDVCERIRVNKKNISKTDFEKIYKLIETKFSKFELTPFEKIICCALNFFDNKKVELLILEAGLGGRLDATTAHKSRPIIAIGNIGLDHKEFLGDTIEKIAKEKLAVIEQNSIVISCHQNSKVENLITKKVKEAGAAIIWKDSISNSYELGLKGIFQKQNASVAVGAIEALNNLGFNIKEKHISEGLKKTTWNGRLEIINYLNKEILVDCAHNYPAAKALSNERSNWENEDKGIYWILGVQRQKDIYAILKTLLKKNDHLLLVPVPNQPCWQLNDLSQIKEIDFQKIIEFKKFEHAIEYLFSLETWPPNHPVVTGSIFLVAEFIKFAYKQKF, from the coding sequence TTGAAAAATGCAAATTTAAAAATTTTTGAATTATTATCTCCTAAATACGAAAGGGATAATATCAAATTAGGTTTATCAAGAATTAAAAAAGCACTTCAAGAACTTGGTAATCCCTGCGGAAATGTCCCTGCGATACAAATTATTGGAACCAATGGGAAAGGATCAATCGCAGCATATATAGAGAGTATACTTTTTGAAGCTAAAAAGAATTTTGGTGTAACGACATCTCCTCATCTTTTTGACGTATGCGAAAGGATTAGAGTAAATAAAAAAAATATCAGCAAAACTGATTTTGAAAAAATCTATAAATTAATAGAAACAAAATTTTCAAAATTTGAATTAACACCTTTTGAAAAAATTATTTGCTGCGCACTTAATTTTTTTGATAATAAAAAAGTTGAATTGCTCATTCTTGAAGCTGGCTTAGGGGGACGATTAGACGCGACAACAGCTCATAAATCTAGACCAATAATTGCTATTGGGAATATTGGCTTAGACCATAAGGAATTTCTTGGAGATACGATTGAAAAAATTGCCAAAGAAAAATTAGCAGTTATTGAACAAAATTCAATTGTTATCTCATGCCACCAAAATAGTAAAGTTGAAAATTTAATAACCAAAAAAGTTAAAGAGGCAGGTGCAGCAATTATTTGGAAAGATTCAATTTCAAACAGCTATGAGCTTGGATTAAAAGGAATTTTTCAAAAGCAAAATGCTTCAGTAGCTGTTGGAGCAATTGAAGCGCTGAATAATTTGGGATTCAATATAAAAGAAAAACATATATCTGAAGGTCTTAAAAAGACAACTTGGAACGGAAGGCTAGAAATAATAAATTATTTAAACAAAGAAATTCTTGTAGATTGTGCGCATAATTATCCTGCTGCAAAAGCACTCTCTAATGAGCGAAGCAATTGGGAGAATGAAGATAAAGGAATTTATTGGATTTTAGGTGTCCAAAGACAAAAAGATATTTACGCAATATTAAAAACACTTCTAAAGAAAAATGATCACTTATTACTTGTGCCAGTTCCAAACCAACCTTGTTGGCAATTAAATGATCTCTCTCAGATTAAAGAAATTGACTTTCAAAAAATAATTGAATTTAAAAAATTTGAACATGCCATTGAGTATTTATTTTCCCTGGAAACATGGCCACCTAATCATCCTGTTGTAACAGGTTCTATTTTTTTAGTTGCTGAATTTATTAAATTTGCGTATAAACAGAAATTCTAA
- a CDS encoding FAD-binding oxidoreductase, translating into MISKLKFIDKFREVKNLEIIENKSDVKRLSKDFYNYSPILTEKLDECIADVVVRPSDHKAVKEVAEICWELSIPLTLRGSGTGNYGQAVPLFKGVVMQMSQFNKLEEFDPDTGFVKVQSGCVMGDLNKQLDKYGRELRLLPSTWKTATIGGFIAGGSGGIGSIRWGFLRDPGNLLGLEAVTMNEKPELLKFDAEESEPLNHAYGTNGIITSLLLATDIKRKWYSLVIDCIEFEKTIEILKTLTSAAINLKLGAILEEEIVDQMPKWFKGKSRSHKILIQSTLGGIKTIELICKKFKVESTLLGEEEKLVNGISEVVWNHTTLHMRSRDKNWTYLQMLLPLNNEIELINFLRKKWGKKVLWHLEAVSQQGSPRLAALPVLKWNGPEELKEIMEDCKKLGAFIFNPHVLTVEGGGLGVVDADQVKAKLRFDPKGLLNPGKLEGWEVREQFKI; encoded by the coding sequence ATGATATCAAAACTTAAATTTATAGACAAATTTAGAGAAGTCAAAAACTTAGAGATTATTGAAAATAAATCCGATGTAAAAAGACTTTCAAAAGATTTTTATAACTACTCTCCAATCCTTACTGAAAAATTAGACGAATGTATTGCTGATGTGGTGGTAAGACCTAGTGATCACAAAGCGGTAAAAGAAGTAGCAGAAATTTGTTGGGAATTATCTATCCCACTTACTTTAAGGGGTTCAGGTACGGGTAATTATGGACAAGCTGTCCCATTATTTAAAGGAGTTGTGATGCAGATGAGTCAATTTAATAAGTTAGAAGAATTTGATCCAGATACAGGCTTTGTAAAAGTACAATCTGGCTGTGTTATGGGAGATTTGAATAAACAATTAGATAAATATGGGAGGGAATTGAGGTTACTTCCTAGTACTTGGAAAACTGCCACAATTGGAGGTTTTATTGCAGGTGGTTCAGGAGGTATTGGTTCCATTAGATGGGGATTTTTAAGGGATCCAGGAAATCTTTTAGGTTTAGAGGCAGTAACGATGAATGAAAAACCTGAATTACTAAAATTTGATGCTGAAGAATCCGAACCTCTTAATCATGCTTATGGGACTAATGGAATAATTACTTCTTTATTACTTGCTACTGATATCAAACGTAAGTGGTACTCATTAGTTATCGACTGTATTGAATTTGAAAAAACAATAGAAATATTAAAAACTCTTACTAGCGCAGCAATTAATCTGAAATTAGGAGCAATTCTTGAAGAAGAAATTGTAGATCAAATGCCAAAATGGTTTAAAGGTAAATCTAGAAGTCACAAGATATTAATACAATCTACCCTTGGAGGAATAAAAACCATCGAGCTTATTTGTAAAAAATTTAAAGTTGAATCTACCTTACTTGGGGAAGAAGAAAAGCTCGTGAATGGAATTTCTGAAGTCGTATGGAATCATACAACTCTTCATATGAGGTCTAGGGATAAAAATTGGACGTATTTACAGATGCTTTTGCCACTTAATAATGAAATAGAATTAATTAATTTTTTGAGGAAAAAATGGGGTAAAAAAGTTCTTTGGCATTTAGAGGCAGTTTCACAACAAGGATCACCGCGATTAGCGGCTTTGCCTGTTTTAAAGTGGAATGGGCCAGAAGAATTAAAAGAAATAATGGAAGATTGCAAGAAACTTGGTGCGTTTATTTTTAATCCTCATGTTTTAACAGTTGAAGGAGGAGGTCTCGGAGTGGTGGATGCAGATCAAGTAAAAGCGAAATTAAGATTTGATCCAAAAGGGCTATTAAATCCAGGGAAATTGGAAGGTTGGGAAGTAAGAGAACAATTTAAAATTTAG
- a CDS encoding amidohydrolase family protein produces the protein MSNSGTAEVLIPRSLCLIEDIDNLIIDVEDLCSVSISWEDGLVSELKPLKNKITKPKNILFPRFVETHSHFDKSFTWADFPNLESNYGGALSVNLEEHKTRTTDKVLERVDKSLKLAIQNGYRAIRSHIDTYKGQSIDIWIELFKLQKIFSSELTLQYVALAPVEFWDTTDGEDLAKIFSSNGGILGGVIVPPFNKKNTSKFLAKMLLLARKYKLEIDLHIDESIIEPGAGIKVLLETIENLKINSIPITCSHLSSLISLSNSEILNLGEKMAEKNIKVVALPLTNFWLLNRSNKTTSFKRPVAPIKQLQKSHVDVSLGSDNVQDPWYPFGNFDPFYMLSCSMPMLQLNPWERMTLSSIFLAPSRLLNLKWDGLIKKGCPADFVILDAQRWADVFSSNLKRKVFINGDLHS, from the coding sequence TTGAGTAATTCCGGCACAGCTGAGGTTCTTATTCCCAGAAGCCTTTGTCTAATAGAAGATATAGATAACCTCATTATCGATGTAGAGGATTTATGTTCAGTTTCCATTAGTTGGGAGGATGGATTAGTTTCTGAGTTAAAGCCTTTAAAAAATAAAATTACAAAACCAAAAAATATTTTATTCCCAAGATTTGTTGAAACGCATTCGCATTTTGATAAATCTTTTACATGGGCAGACTTTCCTAATCTGGAATCAAACTACGGAGGAGCGTTATCAGTAAATCTTGAAGAACATAAAACTAGAACTACAGATAAGGTTCTTGAGAGAGTTGATAAATCATTAAAACTTGCCATACAAAATGGATACCGAGCAATTAGAAGTCATATCGATACATACAAAGGTCAATCTATTGACATTTGGATTGAACTTTTTAAATTACAAAAAATATTTTCATCTGAGTTGACACTACAATACGTTGCTCTAGCTCCAGTGGAATTCTGGGATACAACTGATGGAGAAGATTTGGCAAAAATATTTTCCTCTAATGGAGGTATTTTAGGAGGTGTTATTGTACCCCCTTTCAATAAAAAAAATACAAGCAAATTTCTAGCAAAGATGCTTCTTCTTGCTAGAAAATATAAATTAGAAATTGATTTGCATATAGATGAATCAATTATTGAACCTGGAGCGGGAATAAAAGTTTTATTAGAAACAATAGAAAATTTAAAAATTAATAGTATTCCAATCACTTGTAGTCATTTGAGTAGTCTTATTTCTCTAAGTAATAGTGAGATTTTAAATTTAGGAGAAAAAATGGCTGAGAAAAATATTAAGGTTGTTGCTTTACCCCTAACAAATTTTTGGCTGCTCAATCGAAGTAATAAAACTACTTCATTTAAAAGACCAGTTGCGCCAATAAAGCAATTACAAAAATCACATGTGGATGTATCTCTTGGTAGTGATAATGTTCAAGACCCTTGGTACCCATTTGGTAATTTTGACCCTTTTTATATGCTGTCTTGCTCGATGCCTATGCTTCAACTAAATCCCTGGGAGCGAATGACTCTATCTTCTATTTTTTTAGCTCCAAGCAGATTATTAAATTTAAAATGGGATGGTTTAATTAAAAAAGGTTGTCCTGCTGATTTTGTGATTTTAGATGCACAAAGGTGGGCAGATGTTTTTTCGAGCAATTTAAAGAGAAAAGTATTTATAAACGGCGATTTACATTCCTAA
- the miaB gene encoding tRNA (N6-isopentenyl adenosine(37)-C2)-methylthiotransferase MiaB, translating into MLTNTKPDEKIFQKNSTTGSYWITTFGCQMNKADSERMAGTLEKMGYTRADNELNADLVLYNTCTIRDNAEQKVYSFLGRQAKRKHKTPSLKLVVAGCLAQQEGESLLRRVPELDLVMGPQHVNNLENLLGKVDLGNQVAATEENFISEDITSARRESSICGWVNIIYGCNERCSYCVVPSVRGKEQSRYPNAIKSEIQKLAGDNFKEITLLGQNIDAYGRDLPGTTKEGRKENTLTDLLYYIHDVKGIRRIRFATSHPRYFSKRLIQACYELDKVCEHFHIPFQSGNDEILKQMSRGYTIKKYKNIIENIRSLMPDASITADAIVAFPGETEKQYQDTLKLITEIGFDQVNTAAYSPRPNTPAAVWSNQLSEEVKKARLQEINDLVEKTARSRNKRYINNIESVLIEGLNPKNSSQIMGRTRTNRLTFVEIPKNIDFNFSLGDEIDVRINETRPFSLTGELYL; encoded by the coding sequence GTGCTAACAAACACAAAACCAGACGAAAAAATTTTTCAAAAGAATTCAACTACTGGTAGTTATTGGATAACCACATTTGGATGCCAAATGAACAAGGCTGATTCTGAGAGAATGGCTGGTACATTGGAGAAAATGGGATATACCAGAGCAGATAATGAATTAAATGCGGATTTGGTCTTGTACAATACATGCACAATCAGAGATAACGCGGAGCAAAAAGTCTATAGCTTTCTAGGAAGACAAGCAAAAAGAAAGCACAAAACACCTAGCTTAAAACTTGTTGTTGCAGGTTGCCTTGCTCAGCAGGAGGGAGAGTCCTTACTAAGGAGAGTCCCAGAACTTGATCTGGTTATGGGGCCTCAACACGTAAATAATCTTGAGAATCTTCTGGGGAAAGTTGATTTAGGAAATCAAGTTGCTGCCACAGAAGAAAACTTCATTTCTGAAGACATAACAAGTGCCAGAAGAGAAAGCTCTATTTGTGGCTGGGTTAATATCATTTATGGATGTAATGAAAGATGTTCATATTGTGTAGTCCCCTCTGTAAGAGGAAAAGAGCAATCAAGATATCCAAATGCGATAAAAAGTGAGATTCAAAAATTAGCTGGTGATAATTTTAAAGAAATTACTCTTTTGGGTCAGAACATTGATGCATATGGTAGAGATCTTCCAGGAACAACAAAAGAGGGAAGAAAAGAAAATACTTTAACTGATCTTTTATATTATATTCATGATGTTAAAGGAATTCGCAGAATAAGATTTGCTACTAGTCATCCAAGATATTTTTCAAAAAGGTTGATTCAAGCTTGTTATGAACTTGATAAAGTCTGTGAACATTTCCATATTCCTTTCCAAAGTGGAAATGATGAGATTTTAAAGCAAATGTCCAGAGGATATACTATCAAAAAGTATAAAAATATTATCGAGAATATAAGATCATTAATGCCAGATGCATCAATCACAGCTGACGCAATAGTTGCATTCCCAGGAGAAACCGAAAAACAATACCAAGATACGTTAAAGCTAATAACAGAAATTGGCTTTGATCAAGTAAATACAGCAGCATACTCTCCAAGACCAAATACGCCTGCGGCAGTTTGGTCGAATCAACTTTCAGAAGAGGTGAAAAAAGCTAGATTGCAAGAAATAAATGATTTGGTCGAGAAAACTGCTAGGAGCAGAAACAAAAGATACATAAATAATATAGAAAGCGTTTTAATTGAGGGTTTAAATCCAAAAAATTCCTCGCAAATTATGGGTAGAACTAGAACGAATAGACTAACTTTCGTAGAGATTCCAAAAAACATTGACTTTAATTTTTCATTGGGAGATGAGATAGATGTCAGAATTAATGAAACAAGACCTTTCTCTTTAACAGGCGAACTTTATCTATAA
- a CDS encoding D-alanine--D-alanine ligase family protein translates to MIGGKKKCIGLIFGGNSNEHEVSISSAKTVFQAFKSEINKERFTIRAFYINKYGDWLDSDSSEKILIDESKNKNTTKKQIFNQEKINFLDGVDFQNVDVWFPLLHGINGEDGSIHGLLRFTKKPLVGCGIIGSALGMDKILMKIIFSNLKIPQVNYLVFQNQDLNDEEVKNKLIHEILKKLNFPVFVKPSNSGSSLGISKVINKSEIIPALEKARGIDPSILIEEGLEVREIECGIIGNSKLLTSEIGEVNYKSDWYDYNSKYHSNNKIIIPAEIDSKISKEIKEIAIKSCRALNIFGFARVDFFLEKSSNKIFLNEINTIPGFTKNSMFPMLWKASGLKIEQLVAKLVDISLDL, encoded by the coding sequence ATGATTGGGGGAAAGAAAAAATGTATTGGGTTAATATTTGGTGGTAATTCCAATGAACATGAAGTATCGATATCCTCTGCAAAAACAGTTTTTCAAGCATTTAAATCAGAAATAAACAAAGAACGCTTTACGATAAGAGCTTTTTACATAAACAAATATGGAGATTGGCTTGATAGTGATAGTTCAGAAAAAATCCTAATTGATGAATCTAAAAACAAAAACACAACAAAAAAACAAATTTTCAATCAAGAAAAAATTAACTTCCTGGACGGAGTTGATTTTCAAAATGTTGATGTTTGGTTTCCTCTTTTACATGGAATTAATGGAGAAGACGGATCAATTCATGGCTTACTGAGATTCACAAAGAAACCTTTAGTCGGATGTGGAATTATAGGCTCTGCACTTGGAATGGATAAAATATTGATGAAAATAATTTTCTCAAATCTAAAAATTCCACAAGTTAATTATCTAGTTTTTCAGAATCAAGATCTTAACGATGAGGAAGTAAAAAATAAGTTAATTCATGAAATCTTAAAAAAATTAAATTTTCCTGTTTTTGTTAAACCATCGAACTCCGGATCATCTCTAGGCATCTCCAAAGTCATAAATAAGTCAGAAATAATACCAGCATTAGAAAAAGCTCGGGGAATAGATCCAAGTATCTTAATAGAGGAAGGTTTAGAGGTAAGGGAGATTGAATGCGGAATAATTGGGAATTCAAAACTCTTAACCTCTGAGATAGGTGAAGTTAATTACAAAAGTGATTGGTATGATTACAACTCAAAATATCACTCAAATAACAAAATAATTATCCCAGCCGAAATAGATTCTAAAATCTCAAAAGAAATTAAAGAAATCGCTATTAAAAGTTGTAGAGCACTAAATATTTTCGGTTTTGCGAGAGTAGATTTCTTTTTAGAAAAATCTTCAAATAAAATTTTTTTAAATGAAATAAATACAATTCCTGGTTTTACAAAAAATAGTATGTTCCCAATGCTTTGGAAAGCTTCAGGTTTAAAAATTGAACAACTTGTGGCTAAACTGGTAGATATATCTTTAGATTTGTAA
- a CDS encoding cell division protein FtsQ/DivIB: protein MTFENQKKIKNRSFFFLISFFFLTSLLSIKTLKKVDIKDIRVSGSELFSPNDVINNSSLKFPIRLIFVKTYLLEQELKQNLSLKNVSVNRELFPFGLKVHIDSRIPIAYGERILKDKKILGYIDKDGIFINRQNADKKTLNKLTIEVFGWKEKFKKILSDIFIAIENYELEIVKITFSSDGFLTVEEKDLKTIFLGFKPNLINYQLQIINNLKNEFKKSSFSKKIDNIDLTNPDKPKIKVFKP from the coding sequence GTGACCTTTGAAAACCAAAAAAAAATCAAAAATAGAAGCTTTTTTTTTCTAATTTCATTTTTCTTTTTAACAAGCTTATTAAGCATAAAAACTCTCAAAAAAGTTGATATTAAGGACATTAGGGTTTCTGGTAGTGAATTATTTTCACCGAATGATGTGATAAATAATTCATCTTTAAAATTCCCGATCCGATTAATTTTTGTCAAAACTTATTTGTTAGAACAAGAGTTAAAACAAAATTTGTCTCTCAAGAATGTTTCAGTAAACAGAGAATTATTTCCTTTTGGTTTGAAAGTTCATATTGATTCAAGAATCCCAATAGCTTACGGTGAGAGAATATTAAAAGATAAAAAAATATTAGGCTACATTGATAAAGATGGAATTTTTATAAATAGACAAAATGCAGACAAAAAAACTTTAAACAAATTAACCATAGAAGTGTTTGGATGGAAAGAAAAATTTAAAAAAATATTATCTGATATTTTTATCGCTATAGAAAATTATGAATTAGAGATAGTTAAAATAACTTTTTCATCCGATGGGTTTCTAACTGTTGAGGAAAAAGATTTAAAAACAATATTCTTAGGATTTAAGCCAAATTTAATCAACTATCAATTACAAATAATCAATAATCTGAAAAATGAATTTAAGAAAAGTAGCTTTTCAAAAAAAATAGATAATATTGATCTTACTAACCCAGATAAACCAAAAATAAAAGTGTTCAAACCCTAA
- the ftsZ gene encoding cell division protein FtsZ: MSFGNNPNFDQSREILPSQNAKIEVIGVGGGGSNAVNRMINSDLEGVSFRVLNTDAQALLQSSAESRVQLGQNLTRGLGAGGNPSIGQKAAEESKEELQQALEGSDLVFIAAGMGGGTGTGAAPVVAEVAKQSGALTVGIVTKPFSFEGKRRMRQAEEGIARLAENVDTLIVIPNDRLKDVIAGAPLQEAFRNADDVLRMGVKGISDIITCPGLVNVDFADVRSVMTEAGTALLGIGIGSGRSRAIEAAQAAMNSPLLEAARIDGAKGCVINITGGKDMTLEDMTSASEIIYDVVDQEANIIVGAVVDEAMEGEIQVTVIATGFETTQPLNQQRIKNRLSNQPLYNFSENKESGASIPEFLRLRQNKKDIG; encoded by the coding sequence ATGAGCTTCGGTAACAATCCAAACTTTGATCAATCGAGAGAAATCCTTCCAAGCCAAAACGCCAAAATAGAAGTTATTGGTGTAGGTGGTGGTGGCAGTAATGCAGTCAATAGAATGATAAATAGTGATTTAGAAGGTGTTTCATTTAGAGTCCTCAATACAGATGCACAAGCCCTACTACAATCTTCTGCAGAAAGTAGAGTTCAACTTGGACAAAACCTCACTAGAGGTTTAGGTGCAGGAGGGAATCCAAGTATTGGACAAAAAGCAGCCGAAGAATCCAAAGAAGAACTTCAACAAGCTTTAGAGGGATCTGATCTAGTTTTTATAGCCGCTGGAATGGGTGGAGGAACTGGCACAGGTGCAGCTCCCGTTGTCGCAGAAGTAGCAAAACAAAGTGGTGCTCTAACTGTAGGTATAGTAACCAAACCTTTTTCTTTTGAGGGGAAAAGAAGAATGCGTCAAGCAGAGGAGGGGATCGCAAGACTAGCTGAAAACGTTGATACTCTTATTGTTATTCCAAACGACCGATTAAAAGATGTTATAGCAGGAGCTCCCCTTCAAGAAGCATTTAGGAATGCTGATGATGTTCTAAGAATGGGCGTCAAAGGCATAAGCGACATAATTACTTGCCCAGGATTAGTTAATGTTGATTTTGCAGACGTAAGATCAGTTATGACAGAAGCTGGCACTGCTCTCCTCGGCATAGGAATAGGTTCAGGAAGATCGAGAGCTATAGAGGCGGCACAGGCTGCAATGAATAGTCCTTTACTAGAAGCTGCTAGAATTGATGGAGCTAAAGGCTGCGTTATAAATATTACTGGTGGCAAAGACATGACTTTAGAAGACATGACCTCTGCATCTGAAATTATTTATGATGTTGTTGATCAAGAAGCAAATATTATTGTTGGTGCAGTCGTTGATGAAGCAATGGAAGGGGAGATACAAGTTACTGTGATTGCTACAGGATTTGAGACAACTCAACCATTAAATCAACAAAGAATAAAAAACAGATTATCTAATCAACCCTTATATAATTTTTCCGAAAATAAAGAATCAGGAGCTAGTATTCCTGAGTTTTTGAGATTAAGGCAAAATAAAAAAGATATAGGTTAA
- the panB gene encoding 3-methyl-2-oxobutanoate hydroxymethyltransferase — translation MLPSDLVNYKKKSRKIIALTAWDSISGSIAEQANVDLVLVGDSLAMVCLGYKSTLPLTLENIIYHTNAVSRGFKKKIEEQPLVVSDMPFLTYQCGEDKAVEYAGKIIQSTYAKAVKVEGAEPEIQKVISRLIRMGIPVMGHIGLTPQSYLNIGLRKQGESLASQEKIKKEASILEELGCFSIVLEHIPDLLAKEIKNSLTIPIIGIGAGNYCDGQVRVTADLLGLNDDQPPFCQPIIQGKKLFKDKLKEWVDSERLN, via the coding sequence ATGTTACCTTCAGACCTAGTTAACTATAAAAAAAAATCTCGCAAAATCATTGCTCTAACAGCATGGGACTCCATATCAGGATCTATTGCAGAACAAGCAAATGTTGATCTTGTACTAGTAGGAGATTCATTAGCAATGGTCTGTTTAGGATACAAATCGACATTGCCATTAACTTTGGAAAATATAATTTACCATACTAATGCTGTTTCTAGAGGATTCAAGAAGAAAATTGAGGAACAACCTTTAGTAGTTTCAGATATGCCTTTTCTAACTTACCAATGTGGTGAGGATAAGGCTGTTGAGTATGCAGGGAAAATCATTCAGAGCACTTATGCAAAAGCTGTAAAAGTGGAAGGGGCAGAACCAGAAATACAAAAAGTTATCTCTAGATTAATAAGGATGGGAATCCCTGTTATGGGTCATATAGGTCTTACACCACAAAGCTACCTAAATATTGGATTAAGAAAACAAGGAGAAAGCTTAGCAAGCCAAGAAAAAATTAAGAAAGAGGCTTCAATTCTTGAAGAATTAGGATGTTTTTCAATAGTTCTTGAACATATTCCTGATTTGCTTGCTAAAGAAATAAAAAATTCTTTAACAATTCCCATAATAGGTATTGGTGCAGGCAATTATTGCGATGGGCAAGTAAGAGTTACTGCAGATTTGTTAGGCCTAAATGATGATCAACCACCATTTTGCCAACCAATTATCCAGGGAAAGAAATTATTTAAGGATAAATTAAAAGAATGGGTAGACTCTGAAAGACTTAATTAA
- the hemW gene encoding radical SAM family heme chaperone HemW — MNKFPRSAYVHIPFCHRRCFYCDFAVIPLGNKVETLKGYGSKTVQEYLQFLFKEILSIKHKSPLSTIYIGGGTPSILDPSQIKELIDLFKENYGIDYGAEITMEIDPASFTQDDLFGFINAGINRFSLGVQSFNNQVLQKSGRRHLKEDAEKSCFWLKREYDSGLIKSWSLDLIQNLPLSGFKEWQDDLKKAITFSPPHLSIYDLNIENGTVFKKLVNLGKLKLPSDEEAVRNSESTHLILKNLGYSRYEISNYCLPGHQSRHNRVYWSGLGWWGFGQGSTSSPWGEKLTRPRVSKEYKEWVIRQYEFNLDSSLTNKDFVYKELDEKIMLGLRLKEGLDIKKVFQEQNWENKKFESNFSKLLKEWERFLESGLLVRKGYRFFLSEPNGMELSNQVLVSMFKWWDEIN; from the coding sequence ATGAATAAGTTTCCAAGAAGTGCTTATGTGCACATTCCTTTTTGCCACAGAAGATGTTTTTATTGTGATTTTGCAGTTATTCCATTAGGAAACAAAGTTGAAACTTTAAAAGGTTATGGAAGCAAAACTGTTCAAGAGTATTTGCAATTTTTATTTAAAGAAATATTGTCAATTAAACATAAATCACCTCTATCGACAATTTATATAGGAGGTGGTACACCATCAATTTTAGATCCCAGCCAAATCAAAGAATTAATTGATCTTTTTAAAGAAAATTATGGCATTGACTATGGTGCTGAAATCACTATGGAGATTGATCCAGCTAGTTTTACTCAAGATGATCTTTTTGGATTCATAAATGCTGGGATAAATAGATTTAGTCTCGGAGTACAAAGTTTTAATAATCAGGTACTTCAAAAGTCGGGAAGGCGTCATTTGAAAGAAGATGCAGAAAAATCTTGTTTCTGGTTGAAGAGAGAATATGATTCTGGGTTAATAAAAAGCTGGAGTTTAGATTTAATACAAAACTTGCCACTTAGTGGATTTAAAGAATGGCAAGATGACTTAAAAAAAGCAATAACATTTTCACCGCCGCATCTATCTATTTACGATTTAAATATTGAAAATGGCACTGTTTTTAAGAAATTAGTTAATTTAGGCAAATTAAAACTCCCAAGTGATGAAGAAGCTGTTAGAAATAGTGAATCAACACATTTAATTTTAAAAAACTTAGGGTATTCAAGATATGAAATCTCAAACTATTGCCTTCCGGGACATCAATCGAGACACAATAGAGTTTATTGGAGTGGTTTAGGCTGGTGGGGTTTTGGTCAAGGCTCCACTAGTTCACCTTGGGGGGAAAAATTAACTAGACCAAGAGTTAGTAAAGAATATAAAGAATGGGTAATTAGACAATACGAATTTAATTTAGATTCATCCTTAACTAATAAGGATTTTGTCTACAAAGAACTTGATGAGAAAATAATGTTGGGATTAAGACTCAAAGAGGGTTTAGATATCAAAAAAGTGTTTCAAGAACAAAACTGGGAGAACAAAAAATTTGAAAGCAACTTTAGTAAATTGCTCAAAGAATGGGAAAGGTTTCTTGAAAGTGGACTTTTAGTAAGAAAGGGTTATAGATTCTTTTTAAGTGAGCCTAATGGCATGGAACTAAGCAATCAAGTTCTTGTTTCTATGTTTAAGTGGTGGGATGAGATTAATTAA